The nucleotide sequence GTTCGTTTCCATCCAGGCGTTCCCGGCGCTGCTGGACCTGCCGCAGGAGCAGGAGGTCAGCGGGGTCAGCTGCGGGTCCCGGCACACGGCCGTCGTCACACGTGAGTGCCTGGCTCGGGCGGCGCCCCGGGGTGGGGGCGGCTGATGGGGTCCGGCGCAGGCTGATGGGTGCTGTCCCGGTTGCAGGAGGCGGCGAGCTCTACACCTGGGGCTGGGGTAAGATGCCTTTGCTGGGGCGGAACGATGCCCCCAGGACCcgcttttgttttctgcttctctccCCTCGGCTGCTGTTACTTGTGTGATGAGTTATTTCAGAGCCCCGGGTCCCTGGCTGGAGCTGGGTGGAGGGGGGTGCTCCCACATTTCTTCCCTCCGCCCCCCAAAATGCCCCGGGAGCCGAGGGCAGAGGCCCCAGGGCCGCATCGTGGCACCACTGTGGTGTCTGCAGGTAAATACGGGCAGCTGGGACACGGGGACAGCGGCAGCTGCGACCGCCCGCGCCGGGTCCAGTACCTGGAGGCCGAGGGGCTGCGGGCGGAGGAGGTGGTGTGCGGGCCCTGGACCACCTACGTCTGCGTGCTGGAGCCGTgagggcccccccagccccccacatCCACGTGTTGGAGCCATgagggcccccccagccccccaccatGACGGCAGCAAGGTGAGGAGCACACAGGCACACTCTGCTCCTGCCCCCCAGCTGCCAggaccagccccagcaccacccGTCCCCCAGGACAGGATCAGGCCGGGTTTAGTCTGGGTGAGCTGAGCTCACCCTGGAGCTGGGCTGGTGCCTGACGCAGCCGCACGAGCGCTAAGGGCGACCCTGGGAGAGGCTGAACACATTTATTACATAAACTTTCTGGTAACGGCTGCGGTGGTGATTTGTGCTGTGTACAAAGGACGTTCCCAgcttcccccagcccccctggCCAGGcccccacagacacagacacagacagcAGTGGCTTTATACACATAAACTTATTATTTCCATCAACAGTATATACAGAGTTACAGAACAAGGGGACAGAACCTGGAGAATAAATAACAGCAAGTGGGGGACTGTAGTGATAACAAGGTGCAAATCAGTCATGAGCAGGGACAGACACAGACATCTTTGCTACCAAAGGTGCATGTGGGCTGAAGCGCTGGGCTCGCTGTCCCCAGGCCTGCTGCTCCCCCTGCCACTGTGGGAGAGATGAGACCCTCAGCCCCACgcccagcctgcagcaggggTGAGCCCAGTGCTCTGGGGCCAAGCAAAGGCTCTAAAACCAGCTGCCGCCTCAACCAGGCTGCTGCGCTGCCAAGAAAGGGAGAGGCTGGTGCCTGACAGCTACAGAAATGGAGGAGAAGAGCCCTCAGGTAGGTCCTGTCTGTCCCAGAGCACCAACGCTCACCCCAgggggctgcagccagagccagccCCCACTGCTGCACTATCCTAACATACCCTAAACATGACTGTGTACTCAAATCTTTAATCACAAACATTAGCAAGAATTACCTAAATAAAAGCAAGTATTTAAAAGTGCCCCTTTCACACCCTACCCTGGCAggcaggacccccccacccccccagagcACCATGCTGGCCCCAGAGAGGTCTGGGACCCAGGTAAATTAATCCTGGAGCTTTGGGGGCGTGGGGGGAGGTCTCTGCCTGAGCAGCAATCTCTACAAAACTACGAGCAGGGGGAGCCTAGGGGTCCGCGCATCAGCAGAaggcggtggtggtggtggagttcAGGACACGGGAGCTGCTGTCAGATCTGGAAGCCTTTGAAAGTTCGCGCTGTGGAAAGAAGAAGTGGGAGAGGGGTGTGAGGGGGCAGAGGGCAGAAGCAGGAGGAGCTGCTGTCCGTGAAGCCCCCGGCTGGGAAGCAAAGAGGCTGcccagcagcaaaggcagcaggagggcagggacagccctgcccCGCTCCTGGAGAGAGGGTACACAGAGCAGGAACCTGCCTCATCACAGACAGGCACCTTCCTGCCCCGTGCACGAGCCCGGGGGAACCCTCAGCACAACCCCGGGCACACGGGGCCACTCTGCCCAGCACTGCCCCGACGTCGGTGCTTGGGAAGAGCAGTGGCTGCTGAAGGCAGCAAAGCCCCATCCGTCAGCGGGAGCAGCCTCTGCTCACCCAGCACAGAGACCCGCAGGAAAGGGGGGGCCCTTGGTCCTGATGCTCAAGCAGCTGGAGATAGACCCACCTCGCACAGCGGGGCTGTTCCGGGGGTCCCGGGCCACGCACGGCTTTacccggggctggggggtgccccCCACATCAGCGTTTCTCTTGCGTTTGCTCCCCACGGGGCTGCTCAGGGCCTTTGACACGAGCAGTGCTTGGCCTCAGCCACTAAACCTCTATTTTTTAAGTTCTTGATAAAGAGCCAAGAGATCCGCCACGCTGTGTGGGGACAGtgggagggctgcagggagctgcagccccgtggggggctctggggagggcagggagcacAACCCCTGTGCTGCCTAGCGAGGGGAGGTGGGTTTAGAAGAGGTGAATTACCGCAAACTCAGAATAGGTGCTGGCAACAGAATTAACGCTGTGGTTACgctgggcaggggctgcgggAGTGCACCCACCGCTCAGGGTGGTTCCGTTCAGCTGGGACATGTTCTCCTTGTTCCTCTCCTGGTGTCCAGGACGGGACGGCTTTGCCGGCAGGCGGCTGGGGGTCCGGGCCTGGCCAAACTGTGGGAGGAAGCAACAGTTAGACAGGACACAAGAACCAAGTGGAGCTTAGGGGAGCTGCGCTGGCCTCGCTGCCTGTCACTCTGCGACACTCAGGGAGGTTCAAGCTCCAGGATCCCTCCAGGGCCAAATTCTGATCCCAGAAATATGCAGCACCACACCCACAATTTGAAGGAACCCCCAAGCTGCAGGCTCAGCACAGAggtatgctaaaaaaaaaaaatataattctgtgCTGGAGGAAGATTTCCTGGGTGCTGTTACtaccctcctcctccctcaggtCCCAGAAATTCCCCACCAGGCTCAGCCCAAGGCTATGGACAAAGAGGGGCTCCTGCACCCCAGGAGCCTGGCAGGGCGGTGGCAGAGCAGAGCACAACAGCAGTCAGAGCTGAGCTGTCCTGGctcacccctctcctccccagcccacCCCGCCGGGCAGGGGCTCCCCGGAAAGCTCCTGACCTTCCCTCCAGAAGGTGGCAACCGCGAGGTGGGTGAATGGTAGATGGTTCCCCCAAAAGCCAAGCGGATGGTGCTGTTGGGTGTGGCGCTGGAGATGGAAGTGCCATTGAGCTGAGGGGAAGAACAGAACATGCGTCAGGCAGGGAGGAAACCGGCGGCTGCACTGCGCCAGGGGAACCAAGGGACCctgtccccgctcccctcccgccccgcagCACCCCACATCTCCCCGGACCCCGCAGGGTCCCAGCACGTCTGCGCTGCTCTGCACAGAGTTTACCTTCCTTGCTTTGCCAGGCGTGTGGGGGCCGAGCACCCGGCGCTTGATGGCTGTCTGCGGGGTGCTTCCGTACATCATCTCCGTCTCGATCTGGCGGCTTTTCTTCAGTTGCTGCAAGAGATCCGCGGTCACCAAGGCGAGCAGAGGAGCCGGGGAGCGGCCACTCGCTGCTGGTTGCCAGGGGAAGGGCCGGGTGGTGGCAGCGGGCGATGCCCCGCGGGCAGCGCATGGCCAGACAGCCGCGATGGCAACAGATTTACAGGTGTCCAGAGCCACCCTGTGGCTCCAGCACAGAGAAAGGGGCTCAACACAGACACTGACAGCAATGGACACCAGTCCCAGCGTCAAAGAAAGGCGACCGCGCACAGAGCCACTCCCAGGTGGAGTGTGAGAAGGCCGAGAGCCCcgggcagcgctgggggggtggctggggcagctCCCCCACCCGTGCCAGGCAGGGCCAGGAGGCAGCTTCACACTCACCCGCTcctgcttctgcttctctttctccagGTGGTACAGCTGCCACTGCTCAGTCACGTACTCCATGAAGTGCTGTCCCTTCACCAGGAAAGCCCCCTCAAACTCTGCCTCCCAGGCCTGGACTCTggtctccagctcctcctgcagctggtGGGGACACAGGGGCAGGGTGAAGGCTGCCCTGAGCACTGGCATCTCTCCCTGGTCAGCGCTACGCTGGCCTACTCGGCACTACAGCTTCTTCTCCAGGGCCGAACCTACCTTGGAAAGGGTCTTCTGCAACCTTGCTCGCTGCTTCTCTTCTTTCAGCAGATTTCCCCCACGGTTGGTGAAACGACTGGGGTCAGTTGCTTTCCTCTAGTACAGGAGGGAGGTCAGGAGACGCCCAGACGGTGCCCAGCCTCAGCCCGACAGACACCCCGCAGGACAGAGGCCCTGGAGGAAGCCACCCCCGCCACAAACCACACCAGCGCTCTCGATACAGCACCCCATCCCCTCGCCGATCCACTGCAGtttcctgctgcctccctggTCTTTCCCAGCAGCACTTTGCACACAGGAGTGGTGGCGTGTGCTGCCCGGAGACCCAGCGCGTTCCCGCTCGGACAATACCTCCAGCTCCAGGAACAgcttccagctctcctcccactTCTGGACAGCCTCAAACAGATCTTTGTGTGTTTCGTAGTAGCTCTTCATCTTCCCCACCTCAGCATCGTGCAGCTCGAGCAGGGTCTCTGTGTAGTCCTCTGGAGAGGGTACAGAGGCAGGTTGAGGAGCAGCTGGATCCCCACGCCCCTGGGAGCCAAGGGCAGCCCCTCTCCGGGGAGTCGGCGAGCAAGAGCCAGCACCCACCATCATAATAGGGGCTGAAGCCTTCCCGCTGCTCCTGACTGTAGAAGCATTTGTCCCAGTAGCCAGCCAGCTCTTCCCGGATTGCCTGGATCACAGATTTCATGTTCTGCAGCTTCAGCTCCTCCAGATGGTCGacttccagctgcagctgccaaCGAGATCAAAGCACACACTCAGAGAAGGCAGCGCAAGAAGAAGATGAGCAGAACAGGATTTATCTTCTGTAGAAGCTACTTTCTAAGATGAGGCAGTCACCAGCACCAACTCCCAGGTCCTCCACCCGCAGGGGCAGGATTTATCCTGCTCACCTCGCACCCAACTGCTGGAAACGGCTCCTCGGCTCTGGCAGAGCCCAGAGGGTGAAACCCTGAGCTGCCACTCCCAACCCTCCCGCTCCAGGGGTGTGGGATGGTCCTTACAGCTTTCCTGGTTTTGGCTCTGGACCCAGCCACGTGCACGGCAGaagcctctctctcctccacagGAACCTGCAGCCTCTCCCAAAGCGCAATGATTCTGGAGCGCAGCTCTGCGCACACAGCTTCGTTCAGGGACCGCTGGCCTTCCAGCTGCAGGGGGAGAGTGCAGGGTCAGCGCCAGCGCAAAGCCACTCGCTCATCGTCCATGATCTCCCTGCAAAAGCTCCCGAAAGGATGTTGAACACCCAGGCTGGTTGGAGGCCAAGCAGTTGCTCTCGACACCACGATGCTGACTGCTGCCAGGACCCTTCACCAGCCCCGAGAGCCAGCGGCACTGCCTCAGTGCGCCAGCGTACCTGCTGCAGCAGATCCTGGAGGGCAGCAAGGTTGTCCTTGGACAAACAGAAGGCTTCCTCATCCTCGCACACCACGTCCCGCTCAAAGCTCGTGTCTGGAGTGTGGTCCAGCTCCTCCATGAGGAGGATGATTTGCCGCTTGCTGCTGACAAACTCTTCCCGCCTTTGCTCCTAGAGGCGACAAGTGGCATTAGAAACCGGCAAGCGCCACGCATGCCGCCCTCAGCAAGATCCTCCCCCCCTCCGTGTACCTTCTCAGTGGCCAGGGAGGCCAAGTGGCGCCTGTACCGGTCCAGGTCCTCCAGGCTGGGCACGGCGTTGCTGTCGATGCAGAAGGGGGTTGTGCAGAGGATGTCACACAAGTCTCGATCTTGTTCTTGCAGGGTTTTCAGCTCATGCTTCCTGTCCCTTTTCTGCTTTAACATCACTTCCACACGGGTCCGCAAATTCTTCTCCATCTGCAGAATGGTACTGTCTTCCTCTGCCTACAAGAGTCCAGACATCAGCTCTCTTCTCCACAGCTCTCGCAGACCTGACTCGCATAATTAGGCTTCTTAAATGAAGACTGGAGACACGGGCCCTAGTTCTGAGCAAGATGTTCCCCAGGAAGGTGCAAACGCAGCACCAACACACAAAATGAGATGCTGCAAGGCACCCGACCTCCTCACAGCCATCGCCCAACACCCAACCCGCAAGGAGCCACAAAGCCCTCGGCTCTACCAAGCATCAGGAAAAGTGGTTTTGAAGAGGTGTTTGCCTTGTGAGCTCCGGCCTCATAAGATGCCTGGGcagaggctgctgccagcaggaTCCTGGGAGTGAAAAGTGATACCTTACCTCGAAGGGGTCCAGCTGGAGCTCCCTGCAGAGGGTGTCAAGCTCCTTCCGACACAGGGCAATGCTCTTCAGGAGACGCTCCTTCAGGCTCTCCTCCTCTGCCACCATCATGTCCAGGAGACTCTGCGGCACAGGTGGGGTTAGGGACAGGCTGCGGGGCGAGAAGGGGCCGCACACGGGAGCAGGCAGGCGGGGGAGGACCACAGCCCCAGacctgctgctggggctgagtGAAGGCCCAGAGGAAGGGGTCAGCAGCAGGGGGTGCCCAGCAGGATTGGGGGTAGCACAGAGGCACGGCAATGTCCCTGGGTGCTCCTGACCCAAGCGGGGACCTCCCATCTAGACCCAACTAGCCCTGAACTCACAGCCTAGCCCAGGGGGGCCCCGAGAGGGAACTCTGGGCGAGCTCAGGCCAAGCTgtcctggccctggccctggccccagccccggcccagAGGAGCTCCCGCTGCAGCCACAGGCCCAGCAGCAAGCAAGTGTGGGGTGGACAGCAGCTCCAGGGACACCCCCCAACTCCCCCCGCGGACCCCCCTACCCCCTGGGGACGCCCGCACCTCGCACAGACCCCCCTACCCCCTGGGGACGCCCGCACCTCGCGCGGACCCCCTTACCCCCTGGGGACGCCCGCACCTCGCGCGGACCCCCTTACCCCCTGGGGACGCCCGCACCTCGCACGGACCCCCCTACCCCCTGGGGACGCCCGCACCTCGCGCGGACCCCCTTACCCCCTGGGGACGCCCGCACCTCGCGCGGACCCCCTTACCCCCTGGGGACGCCCGCACCTCGCGCGGACCCCCTTACCCCCTGGGGACGCCCGCACCTCGCGCGGACCCCCTTACCCCCTGGGGACGCCCGCACCTCGCGCGGACCCCCTTACCCCCTGGGGACGCCCGCACCTCGCGCGGACCCCCGCACACCCCCCGCTCCCCTCACCTTGATGTGCTTCTTGACGACCTCGGTGCGCTCCAGGCGCTGCTCCTCGGGGATGCCGATCTCCTCCCAGATGTCCCGCAGCGCCGCCATGGCCCGGTTCAGGCACGACACGGCCTCGGCCGCCAGCACCTCACTGAGGGCACCGGGGCCCACCGGCCATCAGCGGCCGCCAGGCGGGGCGCGCCCACACCCCCTCCGCCCCCAGCCCGTGTCCCCGCCGCCCAGCCCGTGTCCCccgtcccccgccgcccccggtcccggtcccggtgccCCCGTACCTCTTCCTCATggcggccgccccgctccgctctcgCTCTGGGCTCGCCACTCGCTCCGCCGATTCAAACTCGCCTCCCGGACGCGTATTGGCCGCAGCAAGCACCCGCCTCAGCACAAGGGCCCGCCTCAACACAAGCGCCTGTCTCAGCACAAGGGCCCGCCTCAACACAAGCGCCCGCCTCAGCACAAGCGCCGGCCGCAACCGTCGCTCAGCCGCACCCTCTCCGCCAGGCTCTGCCCAACCACCGCCCtcgcggccggccccgccccaAGCCGCCAGCCAGCCAATGGCAGCGAAAAGCCTTCGGCGCCGCTAACCAATCAGGAGCGAGGCCGGTGCCGCCACGGGTAACGGGCAACTCCGCCGCGAGGCGGGGTGGGCGCGTGCGCGCGTCATTTGACCAGGGGGGCGCGTGCGCGCGTCATTTGACCGGGGGCACGCGGCGGCGCGCGCAAGGCCACACTCTCCGGGCAGTGCCTCAGCCACGCTGCGCATGCGCCCTGCTGGCGCCGGAGGCCCCGCCCCCCAGTACAAGGACCGCCCCAACACCGGGACAGGGACCCCCGGCCCCAACCTCCCTCCCCACACAGACGCTGCCCCCGCGGGACCCCCCCGGGCCGCAGCGCCGTGACGGAGCCGGAGCCGGGTGGGTGCCAGGACAGATGTTTATTGGCACAAGGGGGGCACGGAGGGCGGCAGAGCCCTCCCCAgccgccgccccccagcccggccGGGCCTCAGGCCTTGGCCTCGATCATGGCCTCCATCATGCGGGCGCTGTTGGTGATGGCCGTGGTCAGGAAGATGAACTTGCACCCTGTGGGAGAGGCCCCACCAgtgccccgccagccccggctgcACCGTGGGGCAGAGCTGGCGCTCACAGAGCAGTTCCCAGCTGAGGGAACGCCGACCAGGGGGGCCCACGGATCTCACCCACCCCCTGCTTCCACACAGCTTCAGCCACGGCTGACACCCTGCATGGCTGCTGCTTGGCTTTACACTGTGGCTGCGGGAGCCCCCCCGCTCCTGCCTGCTCACTGCCCCTCGGCGGGCAGCGGCCCCCCCCCCGTCCCACTGCGGCTCCTacctctctccttccccagaAACCGCAGGGCAGCGATTTCGGAGAAGGTGCAGCCCCCCAGGAAGACGGCGAGGACGACGCGCTGGGACTCCCAGGCGGGGTTGTCCTCCACGGCGCTGTCTGGAGGCGGCAGAGCGCTGTCGGACCCACCGGCCCCAGGCCCACCCGCCCCCAGCCTGACGCTGGTGCTACCTGAGACGGAAAACTCGTTGCCGTTGAGCAGCCGCACGACCTCCTCCAGGCCCAGCCAGCCCCGGCGCTCCAGCACCTGAGGGACAGGGCAGCAAGTCAGGCCCAGGTCAGGCTCAGCAGAACCCGGAGGGAGGCAGTGACCAGCAGACGAACGCCACTAGCTGCAGCCCCAGGTGGAGGGACCCCCCAGGGCTCGGGGGGATGCCCACAgtgctctgccagcagcagacGGGCTCACCTGCTCGATGATCTTGCAGCTCAGGGGGATGTAGGCCCCACTGAACACATAAGCCATGTCCCGAGGCATTTTCAGGTCGTACTCTCCGTCCACCCGGGGGATCTGCAGAGATGTGCGATGCTCAGGGTATGGGACCACTCAGGGCCCCACCAACCCCCTCAGAGGCACCAGTGGGTGAGGAGGGACAGACCCTCAGAGCAAGCCTCTGCCACGCCCTGCCCACACCTGCAGCCTGGGCAGACTGTGCATCCGAGTGCCAGGGACAGAAATGTCACCTCTGACACCCCAgtacctctcctcctcctcaggacGGGGGCCACAGAGCTGCCCTCCCCAGCAGTGACCCCCTGTCCCGGGGAGAAGCCCCCCCGCTGCCTGTGAGGACATACCAAGCCCAGCTTCTTGCTTATGGCTCGAAAATTGCTCTTCCTGGCCAAAGAATTAAACGCATCTGTGATCTTTCCTGGAAAAGAAGACGAGGAGAAACAGCTCAGCGCCTCTGGCTTTGTCTCAGCCCATCCAGCTGCAGGCTGGGCTGAGGCGCTGCGCCGAGCTCTAGGAGAGGGCCCTGCTCGCAGCTGCATCGCTGGGGACGTGCTCTGCGCCCGCAGCGGCCACGTTTGCCAGGTGCTTCCAGCCAGctctgaggcagcagctcccgaCAGGGCAGGTCTGTCTGtgggctgcccccagcccaggggacGTGCGGGGCAGAGCTGGCTCTCACCTGCGGCGCGGTCCGTCACCAGTTTGCTGACTTTGCTCTCCACGGCAGTCAGGGTCTCTCCCGCCGCCTGCTCGGTCAGCAGCCCCACGCGCTTCAGGTTGTGGAAGGTCAGCAAGTGCTCAGGCCCATAgctctggggagggggcagctggctCAGTGCAGAGCCCCAGCTGCCAGCAGGGGGCTGCGTCCGTGGGGAGGCTGCTGAGAGCAACCCCGCGGGCAGGGGCACGGGCAGACGGGCAGAGCTCAGGGCTTGTGCAGAGCCTGGGGCTGCCCTGCCGAGCCAGCCCGAGCATCCCTGGGGGTGCTGCTGCCCAGCGCCAAGCcacagcagggaggggaagcCCCGTCCAACAGGACGCTGGCGCTGCTGCGGGCCTCCAGACGCTCACCTGCAGGTACTGGGTTTTGAGGGAGCGGTAGTCTTTGGGGATGAGACCTGTGGGGAGCACCGGGCTGAGCTCAGCACCAAGGCTGGGGGGACCCCGGTGCCGCCCCTGCCTGCCCCGCGCGCTCACCGTTCTCCGTAATGGACAGGAGGCACATCAGGCGCAGGCTCTCGATGGGGGATACCTGGGGGGGGAGCAGGTCGTGAACCCCCCACCACGGGACGGGGCGGCCGGAGCATCTCCGGTGCGCTCTCACCTGCCGGTCGATGTGCTCCTCGATGAAGCTGGTGCTCTCACGCACGTCGACACcttccagcagagctgtggcGGGGACCAGCCAGCGTCACTTCGCTCGCCCCCAGGGCTCTCACCAGGATTCTGGGCTTGGCCGCCCTCCCTGAGCCCCAGGGAGTGGGGCAGGCTTGTGATGCTGggccccccaccccatcccagccCTCTGAGGATGCAGCTTGACCCTATTTAAGACCTCGAGAACCCCCTTGAAGGACTGCAGTCACACCAGGGGCACCCAGGTGCAAGGCTGCGCAGGCCTGGGGCAAGCAGGtcagggcagagggcagggagcaAGGATTGGGACAGGGGACAGCACTCACAGTGCTCAGCCTTGATCATCTCCTGGAAGTCCTGCTTGGTTTTCTTCTTCATGATGGACTCGCAGGCACCAATATCTGCGTCAcaaagagaatcacagaatcatcaagctTGGAAAAGccctcgaagatcatccagtccaaccattaacctcacactgaccgttctcaactccaccagatccctcagcgctgggtcaacccaactcataaacccctccagggatggggactccacccctgccctgggcagcccattccaacgcccaacaaccccttctggaaagaaatacttcctaagagccagtctaaccctgccctggcgcagcttgaggccattccctcttgtcctgtcatttgttacttggttcaagagactcatcccccctctctgcaccctcctttcaggtaggtgtagagggcaatgaggtctcccctcagcctcctcttctccagactaaacccccccagttccctcagctgctccccatcagacctgtgctccagaccctgcaccagcttcgttgcccttctctggacatactCAAGGTGCCGCTCTGGGGGTGTGACAAGCCCCACGTATCGCTTGtcattgccccccccccccaacccccagctTCCCCTGGGAGCCCAGGCAGCTGACGCGCGCAGGCCTCTCCCTCCCCGCTGTCCCGGCCGTGGCTCCTACGCAGGCTCAGCAGGCGATGCTCTTGCTTTAGTCCCTTCAGTTCCTGGGAGACAAAGTTCTTCATCTGCTTGATGTCCATGCCGCGGCGCCGCTGTGGGAGACAGAGCACCCAGGGAGGTGACAGGGCTGCGTGGGGACAGCAGGGCAGGTGTCCCACGCCCTGGGGCGATGCTTACGTCGTACTGTGCCTGCAGGTTACGCGACTTCTGGCTCAGGAAGCCAAACACGCTGGAGAAGTGCTCGTTCCGAATCTGGCTGAAGACCTGCGGAGAGCACCACGGCCGTCAGCGCTGGGCATGCGCCCCACACTCCCCTGTGCCAGCGCGGGAGCCCCAGCCCCTGAGCCAACACTTGCCACCAGCCTGAGCAGGGTGACGAGGGGATAACCCCCCCAGGGCGGTCAGTGCCCCAAAATACCGACTGGCCGGCACCACGCACCCCGCAAGCAGGGACCCTGCCCATGCAGACCACGTTTCTCTGGTCTTTATGCCCTGACCCATCCCAAACATGTGCTCCGAGGCCCAGCAGCTCCCGGCTGCTCCTGGCTCAGGCTCAGGGAAGGGGAAATGCCCCATTCAGCCTCCTCCCGGTGCCACAGGGGACCTGCTTCCCCCGAGGACTCACTTTGTCCTGGGCATTGAGCAGCACCTTAATACTCTTGTCAGAAGAGGTGACGTCTGGCCCAAAATCCACACTCCCTGCAGAGAATGATGAAGAGCTGCTTTGCCCCAGCACTAGTGACACCCCCAGACACATCGGCCCTGCTGCGAAAGGCAGCAGAGATGGGGGATGCCCACCCTGCTGCTTGGTCAGACCAAGGGCCATCATCATGGGCAGCCTCCAGCAGCACCCAATGCTGGGACCATCCCCGCAGGGAGCAAACTCGGGGCCGCAGCACACAGGCCCTGGCTCTGGCAATGCCGGGCCCAATCCCCGGAGCCTCTCACCAGGCGGGTGCAGGGCCCCGTACCACCCTGTCACCCTCCCGGGCAACCTACCGCACTTGATGCGGAAGGTGTCGTCCACCAGCCCCTCATACACCACCTGGGAGCACAGTGC is from Strix aluco isolate bStrAlu1 chromosome 12, bStrAlu1.hap1, whole genome shotgun sequence and encodes:
- the PRC1 gene encoding protein regulator of cytokinesis 1 isoform X2 encodes the protein MRKSEVLAAEAVSCLNRAMAALRDIWEEIGIPEEQRLERTEVVKKHIKSLLDMMVAEEESLKERLLKSIALCRKELDTLCRELQLDPFEAEEDSTILQMEKNLRTRVEVMLKQKRDRKHELKTLQEQDRDLCDILCTTPFCIDSNAVPSLEDLDRYRRHLASLATEKEQRREEFVSSKRQIILLMEELDHTPDTSFERDVVCEDEEAFCLSKDNLAALQDLLQQLEGQRSLNEAVCAELRSRIIALWERLQVPVEEREASAVHVAGSRAKTRKALQLEVDHLEELKLQNMKSVIQAIREELAGYWDKCFYSQEQREGFSPYYDEDYTETLLELHDAEVGKMKSYYETHKDLFEAVQKWEESWKLFLELERKATDPSRFTNRGGNLLKEEKQRARLQKTLSKLQEELETRVQAWEAEFEGAFLVKGQHFMEYVTEQWQLYHLEKEKQKQERQLKKSRQIETEMMYGSTPQTAIKRRVLGPHTPGKARKLNGTSISSATPNSTIRLAFGGTIYHSPTSRLPPSGGKFGQARTPSRLPAKPSRPGHQERNKENMSQLNGTTLSGGCTPAAPAQRNHSVNSVASTYSEFARELSKASRSDSSSRVLNSTTTTAFC
- the PRC1 gene encoding protein regulator of cytokinesis 1 isoform X1; its protein translation is MRKSEVLAAEAVSCLNRAMAALRDIWEEIGIPEEQRLERTEVVKKHIKSLLDMMVAEEESLKERLLKSIALCRKELDTLCRELQLDPFEAEEDSTILQMEKNLRTRVEVMLKQKRDRKHELKTLQEQDRDLCDILCTTPFCIDSNAVPSLEDLDRYRRHLASLATEKEQRREEFVSSKRQIILLMEELDHTPDTSFERDVVCEDEEAFCLSKDNLAALQDLLQQLEGQRSLNEAVCAELRSRIIALWERLQVPVEEREASAVHVAGSRAKTRKALQLEVDHLEELKLQNMKSVIQAIREELAGYWDKCFYSQEQREGFSPYYDEDYTETLLELHDAEVGKMKSYYETHKDLFEAVQKWEESWKLFLELERKATDPSRFTNRGGNLLKEEKQRARLQKTLSKLQEELETRVQAWEAEFEGAFLVKGQHFMEYVTEQWQLYHLEKEKQKQERQLKKSRQIETEMMYGSTPQTAIKRRVLGPHTPGKARKLNGTSISSATPNSTIRLAFGGTIYHSPTSRLPPSGGKFGQARTPSRLPAKPSRPGHQERNKENMSQLNGTTLSARTFKGFQI
- the VPS33B gene encoding vacuolar protein sorting-associated protein 33B, producing MAFAGRRDVPEPPDFGILKRLARDQLIYLLEQLPGKKDLFIEADLMSPLDRIANVSILKQHEVDKLYKVESRPALSTSDQFCFLVRPRIKTMRYIADIVNADKMSGRSRKYKIIFSPQKFYACEMVLEEEGVFGDVTCDEWSFYLLPLDEDIISMELPEFFRDYFLEGDHRWINSVARALQLLNSLYGPFGKAYGIGRCAKMSYELWRDLEEESEGDGPGRKPEIGNVFLMDRDTDYVTALCSQVVYEGLVDDTFRIKCGSVDFGPDVTSSDKSIKVLLNAQDKVFSQIRNEHFSSVFGFLSQKSRNLQAQYDRRRGMDIKQMKNFVSQELKGLKQEHRLLSLHIGACESIMKKKTKQDFQEMIKAEHSLLEGVDVRESTSFIEEHIDRQVSPIESLRLMCLLSITENGLIPKDYRSLKTQYLQSYGPEHLLTFHNLKRVGLLTEQAAGETLTAVESKVSKLVTDRAAGKITDAFNSLARKSNFRAISKKLGLIPRVDGEYDLKMPRDMAYVFSGAYIPLSCKIIEQVLERRGWLGLEEVVRLLNGNEFSVSDSAVEDNPAWESQRVVLAVFLGGCTFSEIAALRFLGKERGCKFIFLTTAITNSARMMEAMIEAKA